A window of the Hordeum vulgare subsp. vulgare chromosome 5H, MorexV3_pseudomolecules_assembly, whole genome shotgun sequence genome harbors these coding sequences:
- the LOC123399846 gene encoding DEAD-box ATP-dependent RNA helicase 27 → MGSAKSSKSSKKRKPVAPPPESDSEPEQTVDETAAAEEFNQEEQPQSDAGDERHEHDKEVQETGKEKKKKKDKEGSGILTSMLFSELPISELTAKAIREMNYTHLAQIQARSIPHLLEGRDVMGAAKTGSGKTLAFLIPAIELLYNLHFSPRNGTGVIVVCPTRELAIQTHNVAKELMKYHSQTLGYVIGGNGRRTEADQLAKGVNLLVATPGRLLDHLQNTKGFIYKRLKCLIIDEADRILEQNFEEDMKQIFKRLPQNRQTVLFSATQTKEVEDFAKLSFEKNEERKEKPVYISVDDGKSNATVEGLQQGYCVIPSDKRFLVLYAFLKKKQSKKVMVFFSSCSSVKFHAELLNFLQIECEDIHGKQKQQKRTTTFFNFCKADKGILLCTNVAARGLDIPDVDYIVQYDPPDEPKDYIHRVGRTARGEKGKGSALLFLLPQELKFLIYLKAAKISLTEYEFNNKNVPNLQSHLENIVGENYFLNQSAKEAYRSYILAYNSHAMKDIFNVHDLDMKAVAASFCFKNPPKVNLDLESSASKRRKTRKVDGGARRHGINAANPYGRKGGDDNRQFARF, encoded by the exons ATGGGCTCCGCCAAGTCCTCCAAGTCCTCCAAGAAGCGGAAACCCGTCGCCCCGCCGCCAGAGTCGGACTCCGAGCCGGAGCAGACGGTTGACGAGACCGCCGCTGCCGAGGAATTCAACCAAGAGGAGCAGCCGCAGTCGGACGCGGGAGACGAGCGCCATGAACATGACAAGGAGGTGCAGGAGAcgggaaaggagaagaagaagaagaaggacaaggagggctCGGGTATCCTCACCAGCATGCTCTTCTCGGAGCTCCCCATCTCCGAGCTCACCGCCAAGGCCATCAGGGAGATGAACTACACCCACCTCGCCCAG ATTCAAGCTCGGTCGATACCTCATCTGTTGGAAGGAAGGGATGTGATGGGAGCTGCCAAGACTGGCTCAGGGAAGACACTTGCGTTCCTCATACCGGCAATCGAGCTCCTCTATAACTTGCATTTCTCACCGAGGAATGGCACAGGAGTTATTGTTGTTTGCCCTACAAGGGAGCTTGCCATACAG ACACACAATGTTGCCAAGGAATTGATGAAGTATCACTCACAAACCCTTGGATATGTAATTGGTGGCAATGGCCGGAGAACTGAAGCTGACCAGCTTGCAAAGGGGGTCAATTTGTTAGTAGCAACACCAGGCAGGCTGTTGGACCATCTGCAAAACACCAAGGGTTTCATATATAAGAGACTAAAG TGTCTTATAATTGATGAAGCTGATCGCATTCTTGAGCAGAACTTTGAGGAAGATATGAAACAAATATTTAAACGCCTTCCCCAG AATCGGCAGACAGTTCTTTTTTCTGCGACACAAACTAAAGAG gttgaagattttgccAAGTTGTCATTTGAGAAAAacgaagaaaggaaagaaaaacctGTTTATATCTCAGTTGATGATGGTAAATCAAAT GCTACCGTGGAAGGCTTACAGCAGGGCTATTGTGTTATTCCTAGCGACAAGAGGTTTTTGGTTCTGTATGCTTTCCTAAAAAAGAAACAGTCTAAGAAGGTCATGGTGTTCTTTTCATCATGTAGCTCAGTAAAGTTCCATGCAGAACTTCTAAATTTTCTCCAGATAGAGTGTGAAGATATCCATGGGAAACAGAAACAGCAGAAACGAACTACAACATTCTTTAACTTCTGTAAGGCAGACAAGGGCATCTTATTATGCACTAATGTGGCAGCACGTGGACTTGATATTCCTGATGTG GATTATATTGTGCAATATGACCCTCCAGATGAACCAAAG GATTACATTCACAGAGTTGGTCGTACTGCACGTGGTGAAAAAGGCAAAGGAAGCGCCTTATTGTTCTTGTTGCCACAAGAACTGAAGTTTCTTATTTACCTGAAG GCAGCCAAGATTTCTCTCACAGAATACGAGTTCAATAATAAGAATGTGCCAAATTTACAATCGCACCTT GAGAACATCGTTGGCGAGAATTACTTCCTAAACCAGTCAGCTAAAGAAGCCTACAGATCCTACATCCTGGCATACAACTCACACGCCATGAAGGACATTTTTAATGTTCATGATCTTGACATGAAG GCTGTAGCAGCATCATTTTGTTTTAAGAACCCTCCAAAAGTGAACCTTGATTTGGAGAGCAGCGCTTCTAAACGTCGTAAGACGAGGAAAGTGGATGGTGGGGCGAGGAGGCATGGTATCAATGCCGCAAATCCTTATGGAAGGAAGGGTGGTGATGATAACAGGCAATTTGCAAGATTCTAG
- the LOC123399845 gene encoding probable methyltransferase PMT26, which yields MPLFDRDRYQRLPLDVSGGGARRPASSCATATVVLFVVLCLVGAWMMASTSNVPMGVSPDKSGEETDVALTRSVVKGGDAEDMTKTTDKAAKEKDDDDSPAVQRTEVDQSAETTTDADANSTTGGKPDGNTVAGAESPSKNLTFPEDSGMTDGGDVAKPEENPDKKVQSNTEEATTDDPSTGTNQSGGNSAEQNTEEEPRNTTDTGDQVDKSSDTMENDGQDEAAPTEKKGEKDDNITNKNAEETPAYAKEANEDGTEKNQTAFDDRTGDDTGAASKNQTVIDKKDTPRNQTSTSVDGTLSEEDGMVLTNSSSTTQGEERPVTEPVTGGDTETAELLPSGQAELLNETTTTAEQDGTFPTQATESSEEEARTSRKKKEHKKKDNVVVGGGESSTEEASYVWKLCNTTAGADYIPCLDNEAAIKGLKSNKHYEHRERHCPSPAPSCLVPLPEGYRQPIPWPESREKIWYNNVPHTKLALYKGHQNWVRVSGDGEHLVFPGGGTQFLNGASHYIDVIQEALPAVAWGTHSRVALDVGCGVASLGGYLFDKEVLTMSFAPKDEHEAQVQFALERGIPAISAVMGTKRLPFPGGAYDLVHCARCRVPWHIEGGKLLLEVNRLLRPGGLFVWSATPVYRKDAENVGIWQAMAALTKSMCWEMVTRTSDTVDQTAMVIFKKPSSNECYSKRSRAEPALCEESDDPNAAWNITLQACMHRVATEPGARGSRWPEQWPERLTAAPYWLNESQVGVYGKPAADDLAADTEHWRKSVNSSYLSGMGIDWNNVRNVIDMRSVYGGLAAALHDMKVWVMNIVPVESPDTLPIIYERGLLGMYHDWCESLSTYPRSYDLVHADHLFSKLKYRCKVRLVMAEVDRILRPEGKMIVREDRETAEEVERIATSLHWEVRMAVSNEGGERLLCFHKTMWRPTQVQPLGS from the exons ATGCCGTTGTTTGATCGAGATCGCTACCAGAGGCTGCCGCTGGACGTCAGCGGCGGTGGCGCCCGGCGGCCCGCGTCGTCCTGCGCGACGGCCACGGTCGTCCTCTTCGTGGTGCTCTGCCTCGTCGGCGCGTGGATGATGGCGTCCACGAGCAACGTCCCGATGGGCGTCTCACCGGACAAGTCCGGGGAGGAAACGGACGTCGCCTTGACCCGCAGTGTCGTCAAGGGAGGCGACGCCGAAGACATGACGAAGACAACAGACAAGGCCGCCAAGgagaaggacgacgacgacagtcCCGCCGTGCAAAGGACGGAGGTCGACCAGAGCGCCGAGACGACGACAGATGCCGACGCCAACAGCACTACTGGAGGCAAGCCCGACGGCAACACCGTAGCCGGGGCCGAGTCACCGTCCAAGAACCTCACATTCCCTGAGGACAGCGGCATGACGGATGGCGGGGATGTGGCAAAGCCGGAGGAAAACCCTGACAAGAAAGTCCAGAGTAACACAGAGGAGGCCACGACCGACGATCCGTCGACAGGCACGAACCAGAGCGGCGGCAACAGCGCCGAGCAGAACACGGAGGAGGAGCCTAGAAACACCACGGACACTGGTGACCAGGTTGATAAGAGCTCCGACACTATGGAGAACGACGGTCAGGACGAGGCGGCGCCGACCGAGAAGAAGGGTGAGAAAGATGATAACATCACCAACAAGAATGCTGAAGAGACGCCGGCCTACGCAAAAGAAGCTAACGAAGACGGCACGGAGAAGAACCAGACGGCCTTCGACGACCGGACCGGTGACGACACTGGCGCTGCATCCAAGAACCAAACTGTCATCGACAAGAAGGACACGCCCAGGAACCAGACATCTACATCTGTAGATGGCACACTCTCTGAAGAAGACGGGATGGTTCTAACCAACAGTAGCAGCACCACCCAAGGCGAAGAGAGGCCAGTGACGGAGCCGGTGACCGGTGGCGACACAGAAACGGCAGAGCTGCTGCCGAGCGGGCAGGCAGAGCTGCTCAACGAGACTACGACGACGGCCGAGCAGGACGGCACGTTCCCGACACAGGCGACGGAGTCGAGCGAGGAGGAGGCGCGAACcagcaggaagaagaaggagcacaAGAAGAAAGACAAtgtggtcgtcggcggcggtgagtCCTCCACAGAGGAGGCCTCGTACGTCTGGAAGCTGTGCAACACGACCGCCGGCGCGGACTACATCCCGTGCCTGGACAACGAGGCGGCCATCAAGGGTCTCAAGAGCAACAAGCACTACGAGCACCGCGAGCGGCACTGCCCGTCCCCAGCGCCGTCATGCCTGGTGCCGctgccggagggctaccggcagcCGATCCCGTGGCCGGAAAGCCGCGAGAAGATCTGGTACAACAACGTGCCGCACACCAAACTGGCGCTGTACAAGGGGCACCAAAACTGGGTGAGGGTCTCCGGCGACGGCGAGCACTTGGTGTTCCCCGGCGGCGGCACACAGTTCCTGAACGGCGCGTCGCACTACATCGACGTGATTCAGGAGGCGCTCCCAGCGGTGGCGTGGGGGACACACAGCCGTGTGGCGCTTGACGTCGGCTGCGGCGTGGCAAGCTTGGGCGGGTACCTGTTCGACAAGGAGGTGCTAACCATGTCTTTCGCGCCCAAGGACGAGCACGAGGCGCAGGTGCAGTTCGCGCTGGAGCGCGGGATCCCGGCTATCTCCGCGGTGATGGGCACGAAGCGGCTCCCCTTCCCCGGCGGCGCCTACGACCTGGTGCACTGTGCGCGGTGCCGCGTGCCGTGGCACATCGAGGGAGGCAAGCTGCTGCTGGAGGTGAACCGGCTGCTCCGTCCCGGTGGTCTCTTCGTGTGGTCAGCCACGCCGGTGTATCGGAAGGACGCGGAGAACGTGGGGATCTGGCAGGCCATGGCTGCACTGACCAAGTCCATGTGCTGGGAGATGGTGACGAGGACGAGCGACACGGTGGACCAGACCGCCATGGTCATCTTCAAGAAGCCGTCCAGCAACGAGTGCTACAGCAAGAGGAGCCGGGCGGAGCCGGCGCTGTGCGAGGAGTCGGATGACCCCAACGCCGCATG GAACATAACGCTACAGGCGTGCATGCACAGAGTGGCCACCGAGCCAGGGGCGCGAGGCTCGCGGTGGCCGGAGCAGTGGCCCGAGAGGCTGACGGCGGCGCCCTACTGGCTGAACGAGAGCCAGGTGGGCGTGTACGGCAAGCCTGCGGCGGATGACTTGGCGGCGGACACTGAGCACTGGAGGAAGTCGGTCAACAGCTCGTACCTGAGCGGCATGGGCATCGACTGGAACAACGTGAGGAACGTCATCGACATGCGATCCGTCTACGGCGG gTTGGCGGCGGCGCTGCACGACATGAAGGTGTGGGTGATGAACATCGTGCCGGTGGAGTCGCCGGATACGCTGCCCATCATCTACGAGCGCGGGCTCTTGGGGATGTACCACGACTGGTGTGAGTCTCTGAGCACCTACCCGAGGTCGTACGATCTCGTCCACGCCGACCATCTCTTCTCCAAGCTCAAGTACAGGTGCAAGGTGAGGCTGGTGATGGCGGAGGTGGACCGGATCCTCAGGCCGGAGGGCAAGATGATAGTCCGTGAAGACAGGGAGACGGCCGAGGAGGTGGAGAGGATCGCCACATCTCTGCATTGGGAGGTCCGGATGGCCGTGTCAAACGAGGGGGGGGAGAGGCTGCTCTGCTTCCACAAGACCATGTGGCGACCCACCCAAGTCCAACCACTGGGCTCCTAG